Part of the Falco biarmicus isolate bFalBia1 chromosome 4, bFalBia1.pri, whole genome shotgun sequence genome, aatgaaacaccTAAAATCCATTTAAGAAGTTCCTTGATTTAAGGCAAATACTGATGGGTGGTGGCTATGACTTCTGAAACTTCATAGCATGGAAGTCTTCTAAACAAAGGGGCAAGAAGCAGGGGCATGGGTCCAGCTACAGAGACCAAATGGACTTGATTCACTTTGGATTCTTTatccttaacaaaaaaaaaaaccaaaaccaaaacaaaaccaaaaaaaaacaacaaaagaaagcaaacaaaaccagctacTGAATCAAGCCCACGACCATGTGTTAGCAGTTTCAGATTGTTGACTGTTTGCATGAGAAGCAGATTAATATCTTGGTATGTGGGATAACTCAAGAACGAGTAAGTGTTACCCAAGACAAACAGGTTGAACCAAATAAGACCAGAGGGTGGTATAATTGCCAGATGCAGCAAAATTTATCATTGGTTTTACAACGTGGACAAATACTCTCTAAGAAATCTCTGTAAACTTCTTTTGGCTTTACGCTCCATTTTCATATCTAACACATGCAGTTCACATACATAATTTGTTCTCTTAGTTTCTCTTGGCTGTGACAATAAGACTTTGTAAGTGaaatgtctgggtttttttcagtaaatctGAAAGACAACTGTATTAGAGTAAGTTGTTCTTAACTCACTCCAGCACAGCTTGGAATAAGTACTCGGTATGAGATGACATATGGCAGTCGTATTGTAACATAGCTTCTTAAAACAAAGGCTGTGTTAAGTATTACATGTATTTTGGTATGTGCAGGGAAGataaaaaggggggaaataTAACCACAGATTTTCTTGTTAATAGGAAAGTCACCAAAAACAAGACACAGGGCTGTCACCACTGAGTGGCGAGTTACTTCTGTTTGACAACCCAGTCAACAGAGAATAATGAGTCAGTTGGAAAGAAACAGTGAACTATCAGGTCACTCAATCGGTCACTTCAAAGCAGTCGCTTCAAGTAAGCTTCAGAAGTGTTACTCAACACTTCTGCAAACCATCCAAGCAAATATCAGGTAGGTCCAGGTGGCTTGCCATACTTTGCCTGCTCCATTTGGGATTTTTCCATGGGAAGGCTTCAGGTTAACTCATACCAGTTTACCAGGATAAATCCTCTTGCTTGTCACCAACCTGGAACATCCAGCAAGCATTAGGATTCATGCCACATCTGTTGGAGAGGAGCACACGTTCCAGCTTATGCTGTACCAGCACTTTGTGCTGCAAGTCTCTGCGTTTATGACAAATGACAAGCAAATACAGCCAGCTCTGGAGTCTGTCTATAAACACATGTACCTGTCATCTTTCTTTGCAAGGCTCAGCTGCCTGAGAACTGATCCCTCCTGCATTATCCCTTTAAACATATGCATGATGTCTTGCTACATTCTCACATTTTGTGTAAACAATAGCACTTGAGTCACTTAAAATTAAGATATAATTATTTCTCATTAGCAAGTATTGCTGTGATATTTGGGTGGGAAGAATTGAAAAGCAGACAGttgttacatgaaaaaaaaaaaaaatcacaacatttCAGCCACCTTAGAAGCCTTcaagtaaaatgcatttttctgccaAAATCAGAACAGTGAGGGCTGACAAGATGAGATGTGGAAGACAGCTCCTCATCCATCACTAGCAGTTAGCTTTCCAGGTCATGGTGGAATTGAGCCATTAAGTTGTACTTGCAGAACAATCTCACCAGTGATTTTAAGTCCTGGTGCTGTTCTTTTGCTGGATAAAAACCACTTAAAAGTAGCAAAGTCTGCACATTTTCACAAGATACCAGGAGCGCTCTATGGTTAGTACAGGCATCTGAGCAGTTCAActcctttaaaattttatttccagtgtaTTTCTGCCACAGACTTGTTCTGTGGCCACAGGCAAGTTGCTAAAGTCTCAGGACAAATTTAGCCTGGAGTATCAAATTATCCCTGCTGGTCTCGGACTTAAGCCTAAGCATAAACTTACACCTCTAGTAGACTTGCACCCAGTAGCCTTCTCTTAACCCAGCCCTAAAGCAAAGCCCCTTTCTCATAGGAATGCCACGGGCTAGTAGAGATAAGACGTTTGTTAAATATGACAGCATCACTCCAGAGAGGACAGCAGGGGTCTGCAGTGCCTGCCTCCGGATCCACAGCCGTTGGCATGGGGAGACTCGGGATGACAGATCCAGAGAGCAGAGGCCCTGCTGTGTTTCAGCGTTTAGGCACGAGTCCTGGGAAAGCAAGTTGCGCGTGTTCTCCTTCCCAAGAAGTGGGTGCCATCCCTGGAGCATGTCTCTTCCCCcacagaagggagaaaacaatTTATCAGCAAGATGAGACACAGTTTTAAATTAGACACAGGCTACTGTTTAAAGAGGAAATTTACTTTAATCCAGAGACAGCAACAAAGATCAACGTGATTGAGTCATCTGCCTTGGCACTGCATGTCTGTTGCTCCTATAAGCAAATGCTTTTCACTCCACTAGATGTTTTAGGCGTTTGCATACACAGTGAGCAGCCTTTGACTATACAGATGCCCTCAAACCACAAACTTGACAGAAACCCACGACAGCTTGGTAGAACACAGCGGAAGGCTGGACAAGATGACCCCCAGAGCTCCCTTCCAAGCAACACTGCATGATTCCTGGGCTTCCATCAGAACATCACTTACTTCCAGTTAAGAACAAGCACAAGTAAAGGCAGTGCCATGGCCTTAATTtgtgaaacaaaagatatttagcaccaaaaaaaattatcttttttactATCAGCATAGGTgtattaatttgcattttaacacAATGAAATGATGCTGCTGCCATACGGTGTATCACTGGACACAGAAGTACCATCCCCTGACCTGCTTAGGTTTGGGTTCTGCTCTGTAAGACTGCAGTATCAGGTGGTACTTCTCAAAAACACCTGATGTGAACAGGAGGCTGCATTTGTCGAAAGCATCTAATGACAACAAATGGCATTTTCCTGCCAACACAGTTGAGTTGTTCTGGAGACCTGTTACCCACTTAACCTGTTCCAATTAACTGTTATTTCACTTTACTCAACATTAAATCAGCCCCCCAACTCTAAACAGGAGCGTAACAAGCTTTCTTCAACAGAAGTTGTACTCCCAGAGTAGCAGAACTTAACTGCAAAGCTGCTGTCTCTCTCCTAAATCTATTCAGATTTTTCATCTCAGCCACTCTGGGGAAATGGaattaacaacagaaaaatggtACCTTTAAGCAGCCTCCTCCCTTATCACACATATTCCTCCTCTGAAGTGGCTAATATTGTTGACTTATCCCTTTAAGTTCCCCAAGCgtaaaatacatacagaattCAATGCAAGTGACATGCCACAACTCTGAAGCTAGCgacaaaaaaaagtgactggCACACCATTTGAAATTATATCTTCCATAAAGTCAAGAAACGAGGCAGACAAAAGGGACTGTATAAATTAAATAACCCCTAAAACactaagaaaaaatacaagcataCGGTCTGTGTCATCCCCAGCATAGGAATTGTATGGCATACGCTCAGACAATTTGTAGCAAGCCTAGCTCTATTATGCTCAAGTGAGCCACACAGATTTACTCCAGACAAAGATCAAGCCCATTAGATCTGGTATTTCTTCTATCTGCAATATTTATCATCTCAGACAATGATTTAGCTCTCTGCCAAACAACCTTATGCGTTCCATTTTACATAACTCAAGGCATAAGTCCATTCAGCTTGTGTCAGCATCACCACATTCATCACAGCCACGGGGATTAGATTTTTGCCTAGCCTAGCTGCGGCAGCAAGACGCTGAAACATGTactggcacagccagccctATGCCACCTTGGCATCACAGACGTGCCTTGCTGCCCTGGCAGCTTTCTAGAGCTGTTTCTGACAGGCCACAGATCTTCAGAGCTGCATTGAATTTCCATAACCATCCTTCTTGCTTCATGAGACAAGACCTGCTGTTgcctgtttgctttgctttgctagatttttctcctcctgagCCAGTGCAGTTGCCTACAGATGGTGCGGAGGTCCTGCTTCAGATGCTGTCAGAGCATCAGAAAAAGCCCCACTGCTCAGAAGGACACACCATCTGGCCGTGTCACTCACCTCCAAGCACCATCGTTACCCTTAATCTCTGactcagagcagctctgcagaatcaGGGccagagcatccccagcacTGATTGCAGGAGAAAAGCACAAAAGGTAAGATGCTGATCAAGGAGCAGATAACATCCCTGTAGGCCTACACACACAGATGGATaccctctgctcctcctcactGAAAGATAACACTCTCCTCTGAGGAGAAAATCAGGATCAGGCCCTTGGTTATCACAGGAGCTAGAAGGAGCCCTCGCTACTTTGAGGGGAAGGATTTCATCCCACTAGATATTACAAGACCCAGCGATGTGCTTAGCTTATGGTTCAGAAGGGAGCCCCAAAACCCGAAGGCACGGTGAAGATCCTGCCATCTTCCCCACtccttgttttgaaaatgcagcatCTCACAGCCTCCCTGTCGGATCCaagttctttttcctctgtcaaCAGGACCAGAGTTCATTGAGAATCACTATGATAACAGATTTGTATAAGCTGTATACTTTGGCCTCTGCCTGCCATTAACCCCTGCCAAGATGGCTCACATTAGTCAGCTTTAGTTCTGCCTCAAAACAACATCAAAAAGAAACTGTCCTCGCAGCAGCTGTACAATAGAAGTTCTGTACTGCACCTGAGCATCTCTAGTCCTCCTGTAACCTTCTACCAGCTTTTGTAGactttcaaaatctgaaacatttctttaaacaaaaaaaaagtcccttttgcatgaggaaaatgaaaagcaactccattttctttgtaagacaacaaaaaaagaggaactgCCAGTGAGCAAGGATATGCACAGCCATTGGAAGTGGCAGAAGAACAGCTCACCCACACTTCTGGATGGGCACAAATATGCTGCtccagtaaaaagaaagaacaaatccTGCTCAGGAGCATAAAGCAGAGTTGTTCTACCGATGCATATTTTATGCTCACAGCTAGAGACAGCATTACTGTCTGACAGCCTACTCAAATGTGCAGGATGTGTTCAGCTGCTGAGGACAAAGAACTCACTGTGAGCATTCTTACAGTTACTGCAGATATGGCACTGACCTCACACAGTGACTTCCTGACATTTGATGTTCCCAGCCTTTGGCCAAactaaatgcattaaaaaatgagGTTTGTCTCTTAAACATTGTTGCCCCAAGCGAGCAGCGCGTGATGGTCTTGGAGGCCACCCACATCTTGGACAAAGAATCACATGAACACTTCTCTATGTCAGCAGCAAATCCCACAACAAAATTGTTGAACACCACCACAGACATCTTCAGAGAATCCCCGTAAGCCCTGCTGTGGAGATCATCAGGCTTCAGCCGAGTGCCATCTATCTAGGGAAGCCCCACAGTTGCCTTGTTCAGTATGCAGTCCTGAGATGTAAGATGCTAAGAGACCAGGAAACTGTCTGGTTCGGTTTACAGTTTATATCCCAAGACCACTGTATGCATGGATGTGCAACTTCCAGCTTTGAGTCAAAACATGCTGtgcccctccctccccagctttaACAATGGATGTATAAAAGACGCCGTCTCATGCTGCCCCTGTTATTAAAGGCTTTACAACGGACTATTCATCAAgcaatcttttttcccctttttactCAATTATGGAAGTCCACGACTTACATGACTGCACTGCATGTTCTTTCAACACCACTCATTACCCCTTTAGCCACTTCAATTAACTGTATTCCTTCTTGAACATAACTAGGAATTTTCCACAAACCAGCAGCATATCAAATGCTTTAGAGAAATTAAGGCAAGAAATCTGCTAGACGTAACTTTTGTTCAGAAAATTGGTCAAGTTAGGGAAGATACTGTGTTAGTCTGATATGATGTACCTTTAGTAAACTCAAGTTTACATGCACGCTTCTTACAACTGCCTGGGGctgaaacaattaaaacaagaaCCCCTTAGAGCTCTCTTCTTATTACCCAGTCCCTGAGAAATCTGTGATTTAGCTTTGAACTCCTCCAGTCCAGTTATTCCGCTGGGTGTGCAAACCAGTCATAGAGAACCAAAAGCTACTTTGTTTGGACAATGTAAATAACACTAGTGGTTTGAGCATAACCAGGCCACACCTGCAATGGTGTGATAGAAGTGATACTTAAAGAATGTCCAAAGTGTCAGTCATAATAAATTATACAGAACAGGAGTTTCTATATTGACATTTAACCTTCAGTCTAAGCTCCTTCACAAAAAAAGGGTAAATAATCCTCTTTAAGAAGTTCTTCATGTACAATTACACACCAATCAGTACCAACAAATACTAACAGAGCTACTCAAAGAGGTAGACTCAGATGTACCTGGATTAAATGCTGTCTGAAGCCTCACCAAGCTCCCTGATGCTTGAATTTGAGATGCTCTGAGATGCTGCTCCCACAGGTCTCTGATTCCTGATGGCATCCCTGTACTTCTTATCCTCCTCTGGTCTCAAAGCAGCTACAAAGTCAGTACATAGCATTTGGCCAGCACAACAGAACCAGCACACAGCAAAACTTCACCACATAACTAGCCTCAATATAACTGTAGTTTCACCATATAAGGTAAAAATCAAGATCAGCAATTTGGCCCCATTCCTCATGATAGTGAATGACTTGctactattttatttcttgattttctAGGTTTATACCCATTACATCCCGCATCCATAGCTGACCTGTTCAATTAGTTATATCCTACTGCCTGGGCTAAGAAATACTGACTTCTAACAGATTATAGCTGTTAAccagaaaacaagaagcaagAAATTCTGCTCCCTGATCTGTCAAGCTTAGCTACtcttattaagaaaaaaatgaacaaaccaaaacaaaacccacaaaaacctgTAGAAATGGGAAACCCtttaaaactgggaaaaaaacattagcTTATAGTTGTTAAACAAGTTGCATCTCCTCAAAGTTTTAGAAGCATGGATATAAGGGGAAGAGCATGGATATGTGCCTTCTTTGACCCACAATTCTATTCACAGGGTTTCCCTCCCTTGCCACCTACAGTCAAAAGATCATGCTTCTCAGCTATAAAAATGGAAGTCTCTCACAGGGAATTTAAATGTTTGTATCACAATATCAGCATCTTCTATATTATCCATAGGCATTTGGAAAgacataaaaaacaaaagatgcaTTCTTGCACAAAGTCCCTTTCATACCTACCAGTTTAAGGCATTCTAATTCCATTGCTGTACCTTCATCTTCTGCAATTAGTATTTAACAGAACAGGCGTGCAcaactttgtctttttttatttctactgcTCCATGCCAGGGTACCGGCAGAAAGTCTAGAGAAATTATTCAAACATGGAGAAAGTAAAAGCATCTCTGTTTGAGAGCCACTGAAGACTAGCAGCAAAGTAAGACAAACTTGAAAGCTGTAAGAGAATATTAAGGGCAATTTCACAGGTGCTCCAGGTTACTCTCTCCACCTGCTTTATCTCAGGGATTAACTCCTTACACtcaggacaaaaaaaacccaaacaaaccccaacaaaaaaaaaccacaactacaaaaaaaaccccaaaggaagaaaaattctaCCTAAAGAATTCAGAATTgagcctgaaaaaaacccctagaaaacccacaaacaagTCTTCAAATGAAAGTTTTAATAATACCACTCTTCATTCAAGACAGACTACTTACTAGTACTTCATTTACTTATCCTGAAAATAGAACTCAAAAATATCCTTAGTTAGTATTAACTATTTTAAAGAGAGCTAATGAGCTCCAGCTTATTTCAAGTACATACAaatttgaagacagaaaatgcatttattattttatgtgtgtatgtacacacacatattatatatataaatcatgtatatacatacatctTTTGCTGCCACCTTGTGAACAGTCTCTGAATAAGAAGGTTTAGTTCACACAGACCCAGTTCTGCCACCTTTATTCATATCTGGCTCAACTGACTTCAGTACAGATACTTTTTGAATGGGTACTCCACGTGACAAAGGGTGGCCAAACCAGATGCTTAGCgaagaaagttttaaaaggcCGAATAAAATAACTATTAGTCTTCTGCAATTTCCATACACTTTTGTGTCACAGTTTATTACCACAAACATCATGGAATATACCACTAAATTCtttctgataaaaatattgCAGCTTTGCATCCAAGTTGTATAGCTGTCTTCAAAATTGAGTAAGCTGGTGCctgtaaaataaagaataagAGATTAAATACAACTAATGAGGTGTTGAGCTAGATTGTGGTAAGGAATAGTAAGcattagcttaaaaaaaaacaacaaaaccagaagaaagcaaaaacactaacaaaaaaaccattaaaaaatgcCTGTATTTGTAGTCTAATCTACCCTAgagaaaatcaaattaaaaccagTCAGCTTTACAGAATCCTTCCATTTCCCCACAAATATaagtcaagagaaaaaaaggaaagaagtcaCACATTCCTCATACGGTATACAAGGCAGCACAGAATTTACTTCAGTACTTCACACCTCCCAATATGGTTGTGTTTGATGATGCCTGAAGTTCCCAGTTGTACAGATAGCACTTATTAGCCTtatcttcaaaaatatttaatctaaagttaaaataaaaatcaaaaattgTGCAGAGGACACCTCTTGGGAAAACACAATCACTTTAACACTTGACACGAGTTCTAACAGGTTCAATTCTGTTCTAGGAAAATTAAAGCTATGTTATTACAGtgctttttcatatttatctttGGGAAAGAATATCAAGCACCTTTTCTATTTCTCAAAGAACTACGTCACAGTCACTAGGTAAGGAAGATAAAAGCATCACAGCTACATCCTCACTAAAAGTGTAAATCAGTTAACATTGTACTTACTGCTTCTGCATCATACTCGAGACCAATGTCATGGTGCTCCCGTTCATCATCCCGAAACTGCTTGATTACCTTTAAAAACAGCAGTTAATTAGTAAGTCTACTTTGCAGAAAAATCAAGGCAGCTAGCATAAAAAACTATACGCTGTTGACCATTGTGTGCACCAGGGCAGGCATCTGAGGTGCGGGTCTCACAAAGACCTGAATCCACAATTCAGCAAGAAAGCAATTATTTACAGCATTATTCAAACCTAAAGTTCTTTTAATAGTCTccaaaaaagtctttaaaatcaAGCTGCTGTTTAATATATCGCTAtctttttcactgtttcaaGAAAATCTGTAGTCATACTAATTTGTAATGCTAATTAGTTTCACACATACAAATTATTTGGAcaatttaaataacaaaattaagGTCCCTGCCTTGCCAGGTGATCAGCAAGGGTGTTTCCCTGTAAGCCAACAGGGCTTTTGTCCATTCCAGCATGTTCTCAAGACCACTATTTTTCTCTGCTAATTTTTCAACTGGGACAAAAAGGTTGAAAGAATTTTCTCTCAAGATGCCTGCAGATAACCAGGATTGCTTAATAAAGCGCTCCGTATTTACAGACACCCAAGCACTGTCCCCACCCAACAAATTGTTATCACTTTTGGTTTTGTCGCTAGTCCTCCCCATATTGACACTGTGAATAACCTTGCTGCTtagctttttctctttattttgagCCCCCTCAGtttatagattttattttcaggggTAGAATTTCCCTTATGCACGTCAGCACAACCTGGGTTACTTCAGATACTATTTCTGTAGCTCGAAGACATATTTGGAGTAACCAGATTTAGCTACATGTTAAACAATGCACAATAGAATTGGAAATGAAGAAGCAGACCCTAAAGCAAGATCCCACCCAACAGAGCACAAACAAGCTCGATGTGCTGCACGTGGAAACAGGCCAGTGTCCCacaaactggctgctcatggctgggacgggtgcactctatgctgggttaaaagcCGGCGGGATGGCCAAACCCAAAGAGCAGTAGTAAAcggagttacatccagctggcagccagtcacaggtggtgttccccagggctcagtgctgccGCTGGTTCAGTCTAATATATGTACAATCTGGATGAGgagatcaagtgcaccctcaggtcgcagatgacaccaagctgggtgggagccttgatctgcttgagggcaggaaggctttgcagagggatctgggcaggctgggccgatgggccaaggccagctgtatgaggttcaacaagaagtgccaggtcctgcactcTGGTCACAGCCaccccacacaatgctacaggtttggggcagagtggctgggaagccacctggcagaaaaggacctgcGGCTGTTcgttgacagctggctgaacgtgagccagcagcgtgcccagctggccaaggaggccaacagcctcctggcttgtatccgaaacagtgtggccagcaggaccagggaaatggctgtccccctgcactgggcactggtgaggctgcacctccaaatcctgtgttcattgttgggcccctcactgcaagagggatgtagaggggctggagcatgtccagagacaggcaacagagctggggaaggggctggggcacaagtcctgtgaggagtggctgagggaatgggggatgttcagcctggagaggaggcagcttgaggggaccttatcgctctctgcagctccctggaaggaggctgtaggcaggtgggggtcagtctcttctcccagataacaagtgacaggacaagaggaaatggcctcaagttacaccacTGGaagtttagactggatattggGAAGATTTTCTTCACTAGAAGGGTTGTtgagccctggaacaggctgcccaggcaagtggtagaatcaccatccctgaagtgtttaaagaacagcagatatggtgcttagggatctggttcagtggtggacttggcagccctgggttcatggttggacttgatctcgaaggtcttttccaatctaaatgattctatgaaacacCCTGCAGGATTGTGTCCCAATTTGATGCCTAAAATACTGGGGGAATTTTTGATCCCCACAGAGCTAACAAACATTAGCTCCTTACACGCTCTGAACAGCGTTCAAAACCAGAACGTGAATgaggtgctggctgacagcaggCTTGGTACGAGTCAGCAGCGTGCCCAGCAGACAGAGAGCAAAATGCACGCTGGGatgcatcaaacacagcatgacCAGCTGGTCAAAGAGACGATTATCCCGCTGTATTCTGCactggtgcagcctcacctggagtgctgtgtgcagtgctgggcCCCACCATGTAAGAATGATGTGAAGGTGCTCGAATACACCCAGAGGAGGGTAACCAAGCTGGTGACAGGGTTGGAAGGCATGTTCTATGAGGAACAGCTaaggactttgggcttgtctagtttggaaaaaaggaggctgaggggcaacATCATTGCtttctacagcttcctgaggaggggatgTAGAGAGAGAGGTGCTGAGCTTTTCTTATTGGGATCCAGTGATAAGACATGtaggaatggttcaaagctgcatcaggggaggtttagactaGACATTaggcagcatttctttactgagagggtggtcaaacaccagaagaggcttcctagagaggtggtcaatgccccaagcctgGCAGTGTTTAGACATTCAGACAATGCCCTtaaataacatgctttaacttttcaccctgaattggtcaggcagttggactagatgatcactgTGGATCCCTTCCAAATGAAATATTCTCTTCTAACTATATAATCATATCCAGTATAAGCAAAATGTTACTATGCAAtcacattttctccttttgacTCCCCTCTAAACCCTTCCTTTCACTCAGAATGAGTCAAAATTAAAGCAGTTCTCCCAATCAAAAGGGCAATACTGAATTACTGAAAGCATGCTGTAGCTAATCcaacatacattttaattttggtgCTTGATCAATTTAGTTGCcgctgaaggaaaaaatatccttttaacCTAAAgtttctgttgacttcagcaTTCTAAGCGATAGAACAAAGAACTGTACATTATACGAgcctattattttaaaagactaaaGTAGTATTACGTAATTCAATGGATGTGTGAACTACTTTTTACATTTATAGTTTAATACCTGCAACAGTTCTTTGTACTTTTCTGGATCTTCTTCAATAAGAGTTCGGATCTGGCTATTGTAGTGATCCGATATGCTCTCTTCCACTGCCACTGTGCAAGCCATTGCACCTTTCTTTCCAAGCAAAGCACTTCCAGCCCCTGCGATTGTGGTACCAAACATATGAAAACAATTAACACAAATAATTGACACATCTGAAGACTTcacaaaacaataataatagtaataatactAACTCACCTAAAACAAAACCTGCTACATtccaaaaaggcaaaagaaCAGTAGGTCGAACTCTGTATGCAACCATTAGTTCATTGAACTTTTTGAGGTGATCTTTTTCTTGATTCCACATTTgctgcaaaagagccagatcacagtgaagtaaaaaaaccaggaaagttATACTCTTCCAATAAAACTAATAAACCCAACGAAAAACAAGACAGCTCAGGCCACTAATGCTGCTTGCGGAGGTAACCCTATTCACATCCCAAAGAAGAAGTGGTGAAGATGGGTAGATGAGGATAGTTATTAAAAGGCAACatagaaatatttgcaaagtaAGAGTCCTCATGGCAGCACTATCCTAACTGCAGTACTGGTAACCCCCTTACCACGTAATCCAGCCGCTCTTTGTAAACCCACATTTGAACGCATTCAGAAAAAGATGGCCAGCTATCTTACTAGGAAAGCTACAATTTTTCAACTTCATTCGACCACTATTAATCAAGTACAAATTAAGCAGAACAGCGATCGGTTTAGATCCACGTTCTTACCTGGATAACGGGCCCCACGCTGGACCTGCCCAAGACGGCCATCTGTCCCGCATAAATACGGTTTGCCCCGTACTCCCCGGCATGGTCCACGCGGATGATGCGGTCTATGACGGGCTTGTTGATGCCCTCCAGAGTCACCCGCGTGCTGCAGAGCCTGAGGGGAACCCCTCCGGCGGGCGAAGCCCACCGCCCCCGGAGACCTGCCGGAGAGACAAAGGTGACGCCAGCTCCACCGCcgcccagcccccgcccgcgGCAGGCGGCCCCGGCCGGCGGTGCGAGGCCCCGGGCGGCGTGAGGCGGTGCCCCGCCAGGCTGAAGTGGGGGCAGGCGCGggggccgagccgagccgagccccTACCCGCCCGGCAGCGCCGCAGGGCACACCGCACAGCCGGAGCCGCGGCGGCCGCCACCTCCATCCCGCTGACCCCCACAGCTCCTCCCCGCGTCGCGCCGCCGCGCCGTCATCACcgcgggccgccgccgcgcggCCCGCCCCCCCGCCATTCCCATTGGCTCCGCCAGCGGCGCTGCATTGGAAAGCGGAGCTGTCAGTCAGCGCCCGCGTCCCCTGGCTGCCGTGGGAACGGCGGCACGAGCCGGCCCGGGCGCGAGCGGCGGGGCGGAGCCAGCGCCGGCCACCTCCAACAGGCAGCCGGTAGAAAAACAATGAATCGGTGACCGCGCGTGGATTTCTTTACAACGAAGCCAGAAAACATTCCAAAACATTCCATAGAGAGAACAGTTTCTCACATATTAACTAACAGAGTACTGCTGCAAATTTCAAGTAACAAACACG contains:
- the COQ7 gene encoding 5-demethoxyubiquinone hydroxylase, mitochondrial, translating into MEVAAAAAPAVRCALRRCRAGLRGRWASPAGGVPLRLCSTRVTLEGINKPVIDRIIRVDHAGEYGANRIYAGQMAVLGRSSVGPVIQQMWNQEKDHLKKFNELMVAYRVRPTVLLPFWNVAGFVLGAGSALLGKKGAMACTVAVEESISDHYNSQIRTLIEEDPEKYKELLQVIKQFRDDEREHHDIGLEYDAEAAPAYSILKTAIQLGCKAAIFLSERI